In a single window of the Coffea eugenioides isolate CCC68of chromosome 3, Ceug_1.0, whole genome shotgun sequence genome:
- the LOC113764886 gene encoding transcription factor MYB108-like: protein MDHVKGGGRVCNQQQLQQQQISASSTTIADQEDMMMIMDLRRGPWTVEEDFTLINYIAHHGEGRWNSLARCAGLKRTGKSCRLRWLNYLRPDVRRGNITLEEQLLILELHSRWGNRWSKIAQHLPGRTDNEIKNYWRTRVQKHAKQLKCDVNSKQFKDTMRYLWMPRLVERIQAAAAAGADSSTAARATAATATTTSNSNYHQGNTSMVADVGSAGQVILPQASTYGGRVTMNPSRSTSYTPENSSTPASSDSFTAQFSPVSDLTDCYNYPVKQSNNQDYYQANNQLSYGETLTSPTGYFNQALDFHLMEQNNAWMDGGDVSDNLWNDEDAWFFQQQLNSNTFN, encoded by the exons ATGGATCACGTTAAAGGCGGTGGTAGAGTTTGCAACCAGCAGCAGCTGCAGCAGCAGCAAATTAGCGCTAGTAGTACTACTATTGCTGATCAAGAAGACATGATGATGATCATGGACCTCAGAAGAGGGCCGTGGACTGTTGAAGAAGACTTCACCCTCATCAACTACATCGCCCATCATGGCGAAGGTCGCTGGAATTCTCTTGCTCGCTGTGCTG gtCTGAAGAGAACTGGAAAAAGCTGCAGATTGAGATGGCTAAATTATCTGCGCCCTGATGTTCGTCGCGGAAACATCACTCTTGAAGAACAACTCTTGATTCTTGAACTCCATTCTCGTTGGGGAAATAG GTGGTCGAAAATTGCCCAACATTTGCCTGGCAGAACTGATAATGAAATAAAAAACTACTGGAGAACCAGGGTTCAGAAGCATGCCAAGCAGCTCAAATGTGACGTGAACAGCAAGCAATTCAAGGACACCATGCGTTATCTATGGATGCCAAGATTAGTCGAGAGAATTCAGGCAGCTGCTGCAGCCGGAGCTGATTCCTCCACAGCCGCTAGGGCCACGGCGGCCACAGCAACCACCACCAGCAACTCTAACTACCACCAAGGGAATACCAGCATGGTGGCGGATGTGGGCTCCGCCGGCCAAGTGATTCTGCCACAGGCCAGCACATATGGCGGCCGTGTTACCATGAATCCCAGCAGGAGCACCAGTTATACGCCTGAAAACTCCAGCACGCCTGCCTCATCTGACTCATTTACGGCACAATTCTCGCCTGTTTCAGACTTGACCGATTGTTACAATTATCCAGTCAAACAGAGCAATAACCAAGATTATTATCAAGCAAATAACCAGCTATCTTATGGGGAGACCTTGACTAGCCCCACGGGTTACTTTAACCAAGCCCTGGACTTCCACCTCATGGAGCAAAACAACGCATGGATGGACGGCGGTGATGTATCCGACAATCTGTGGAATGATGAGGATGCTTGGTTCTTCCAACAGCAGCTCAACAGTAACACATTTAATTAA